The following DNA comes from Methermicoccus shengliensis DSM 18856.
TGCTCGCACATGGCGAGAAGGTCGCGGTCAAGAAAGCCATCGAATGCCCACACCCTAAAGCCAGCTCTCGTGGCAGAGAGTGCCACATGGCGCACATTGGCACCCACTATGGCAATCCTCTCAAAGCACATCTATGAGCCCGTCCTCGCTCTTCGAGGGTTCTGGTCCTCTCCTGTATCGCCTTCTGAGCCGCTTGATATCTCCCTCGATGTCCATCTGGGACAGGTCGCACACGCCAAGCCCAGCCCTCTGCGCAAGCGTGAGGTATCCCACCTCCTCTGGCTCGATGCCCATGAGGTAGCACCCGACGGCATCACACGCCACGACGTTGTTGGACGCAATCACCACGTTGGACACCACTGGGCTGCCCCTCGTCTCATGTTCCTCACAGCCCACCACGCCATCGATGAGGCTCAGTGTGGGGGCAAACACCCTGTTCAGGTCCACTATCTTCTCATGGATTCTGGTGTGCATGATGTTCTTTGGACGCACGCCCCCCATCATGTTCTTCATGCACAGCGTGGCGGTTGCTAAGGAGTGCACCTTCAGCTTGGCACACGAAATCAGGCAGTCGTGGTTTAGAAAGCTCTTCGCGACCCCCACCCTCCTCAGCACGAGGGCGCCGGGGATGTTCACCTCAAACCTCTCCTCCCTGTTCAGGTCCACCAGCCTCACCCGAGTGCCCTCCAAGGCGCTCTTAAGCCCAATGCGCTCAAAGGTGCGTAAGGTATCGTATGAAGCCATGCCGCCCTCTCCCACGCTCAGCTGCTCAGCCGAGAGCCCGCATCCCATGAGGTAATCGCACACTGCCCTCACCATCATGGGATGGGTGGTGATTCCGCTCTCTGGAGAATCATCAGTCACGCAGTTGGGCTTTATGAGCACCCGCTGTGCCTCTTGCACATACTCGCATGCGTTCAGTCTTTTGAGCGCCTCAGTGGTGCCCTCGCCGGGGTCTGTGGTTTCTATCACCACCACCTTGAACTCACTCATGGGCAATCCTCCCTCAGCACTGTATATCATCTACCATACTCCATCCGCTATCTCATTTTCGGGTGTGCACACCCTTGCCACAAAGGGATGAGCCACGTTTCCCACATGCAGCTTAACTAAGCTGGCACGTGAGTGGATTATGGGGGATGGCACAGCCATCCCCCTTAATGCGCTGTTTTGCTGGCTTTTGTAAAAAGCCGACATCCCCCTTAATGCGCTGTTTTGCTGGCTTTTGTAAAAAGCCACGGTGTATGCTGGCTGGACGGCAGCCACTTCCTTAGTACCTCCTCGCGCTTGAGGGTTCCGTACACGAACAGCTCGGTCTGCAAACGGGCTCGTCGGGACTTGAACCCGAGACTTGGGCTCCGGAGGCCCACGTGTTATCCAAACTATACCACGAGCCCTCACCATGCAACGCTATGCAGCAAGCCTTATCACGTTGGATAACCATCAGCTGTCGCTACCTTACATTATTTAGACTTTGCTCTGGCAGGCATGTTGTCGCCTCCATGACCCCCTTAAGTGAAGTTCGACTTTGTCAGGCTGTACAACTGGCTCATGCTCTTTGGTTTTCAAAGAAGGTGGTCATGCCAGAGGCTGCATAGCCCATATTCCTGTAGGCGCAAGATGCACAGCAAGATGCACAGCAAGATGCACAGCAAGATGCACAATCCCTTTAAGTATCCAAACACAACCCCCACATGAGCATGACGGGTGGTCCGAAGCGCAGCGAGGGATTGAGCCTTCTGGCTACAATCGCGTTTGCGGTTGGCAGCATGGTGGGCGCCGGCGTTTTTGTGCTGAGCGGCATGGTGATAGCCATCGCCGGAGCCTCTGCCATCCTCTCGTATGCGCTGTGCGGCGTGCTCGTGTGCCTCTCTGGGCTCTCGTATGCCACGCTCGCCAGCATATTTCCCGAGGACGGAGGGGGCTACCTGTATGCGAAACGCATGCTCGGAGAGTATCCGGGCTTTATTGCGGGCTGGGCTATGTACGTGAGCATGATGATATCCACAGCGTTCGTGGTGCTGGGCTTTGGGATATACCTCAATTTGCTGCTCGGGACACACATAGACCCGAGGTTGGCTGCGCTGGGTGCCGTGCTCTTCCTCACCCTGCTGAACATCAGAGGGCTCTCGGAGGCCGGAAGGGCGGAAGTGGTGCTCGTGGGCACCAAGCTGGCAATACTGTGCGTGCTGGTGCTCGCAGGGCTGGTGCACATCCGGGCGAGCGCGTTTGTGCCCTTCATGCCGTATGGGATGGAGGGCATGGTGCAAGGGATGACTATGGTGTTCTTCACGTATGTGGGCTTTCAGGTGGTGGCCATGATGGCGGGCGAGGTCAAGGAATCGAGCAGGGTAGTTCCCATCGCCACGCTGGCCTCCATTGCCATCGCCGCAGCGATATACGTGGGGGTGGTGGTGGCGCTGCTCTCCGCAGGGCTGCCCTCCTATGGCAGCGAGAGCGTGTTCGATGCCGCTGTGGCGCTGCTCGGGGGCTATGGGGGTGCCATAGTGGCGCTGGCAGCCGTACTCTCCACTCTGTCCTCTGCGAACGCAGGCATCATCGGCGCATCGAGAATCACGATGGAAATGGCATCCGAGAACCAGCTGCCGGGAAGGTTTGCGAGGCTCAGGAATGGCCAGCCCACCAACTCCATCCTGCTCGGCTCTGCCATCACAGTGGTGCTCATCGTGCACGGTGGTCTGGACTTCATTGTGGACCTCACGAATGTGACGGTGCTAATCTCGATGCTGCTCGTGAACGCAAGCACCCTCATTCTGATGAGGGGAGGCAAGCCCATATCTCCAGAGAAAAGGTACTTCAGAATTCCGCTGGGCGGGCTGTTCCCCACCCTCGGTGTGCTCTCGTGCGTGCTCATGCTCCTCACGCTACCCGCCACCACCCTTGCGATGGGGGTGGGGGCACTGCTGCTGGGCACTGTGCTGTACGTGCTCGAGGACACGCCAGCGGGAAGGGAGGCAGTGGAAGAAATCAGAAGGGTGCTCAACAGGCCAAGCCCCTGAGGCTACTCGAGCGGTCTTGAGTGAGTGGATTCAAACTCCTCTCTGTAGAGGGTGTTGTACGTGCAGAATGGCACGATTCTGCCATCTGGAAGGGCGTAGTGGATGCCGCACCTGCACACCCTGTCCACAT
Coding sequences within:
- a CDS encoding DUF362 domain-containing protein, with product MSEFKVVVIETTDPGEGTTEALKRLNACEYVQEAQRVLIKPNCVTDDSPESGITTHPMMVRAVCDYLMGCGLSAEQLSVGEGGMASYDTLRTFERIGLKSALEGTRVRLVDLNREERFEVNIPGALVLRRVGVAKSFLNHDCLISCAKLKVHSLATATLCMKNMMGGVRPKNIMHTRIHEKIVDLNRVFAPTLSLIDGVVGCEEHETRGSPVVSNVVIASNNVVACDAVGCYLMGIEPEEVGYLTLAQRAGLGVCDLSQMDIEGDIKRLRRRYRRGPEPSKSEDGLIDVL
- a CDS encoding APC family permease: MSMTGGPKRSEGLSLLATIAFAVGSMVGAGVFVLSGMVIAIAGASAILSYALCGVLVCLSGLSYATLASIFPEDGGGYLYAKRMLGEYPGFIAGWAMYVSMMISTAFVVLGFGIYLNLLLGTHIDPRLAALGAVLFLTLLNIRGLSEAGRAEVVLVGTKLAILCVLVLAGLVHIRASAFVPFMPYGMEGMVQGMTMVFFTYVGFQVVAMMAGEVKESSRVVPIATLASIAIAAAIYVGVVVALLSAGLPSYGSESVFDAAVALLGGYGGAIVALAAVLSTLSSANAGIIGASRITMEMASENQLPGRFARLRNGQPTNSILLGSAITVVLIVHGGLDFIVDLTNVTVLISMLLVNASTLILMRGGKPISPEKRYFRIPLGGLFPTLGVLSCVLMLLTLPATTLAMGVGALLLGTVLYVLEDTPAGREAVEEIRRVLNRPSP